The Niallia alba genome includes a window with the following:
- a CDS encoding sigma-70 family RNA polymerase sigma factor translates to MVYNLSIRFTFYIKRKNIGGYLEMNIQTENETIKNLLQKNKIMNKALVRTFLENKDNFNLFEKAIANPTQENRDLVEKAFQEHYEKVRFDFYFTNLIKRAAVDFDKKIRKINERFSLTLDTPTTKGGESGGSIIDLLVDDNPYNPFEQGSTLNGEITNELLFQALEYLTDSQYKILELLYVKNLTNLEAAKTANVSAQYVSQTQKRALQKLKTKMNYSVGE, encoded by the coding sequence ATGGTTTATAATTTAAGTATTCGTTTCACTTTCTATATTAAGAGAAAAAATATAGGGGGGTATTTAGAGATGAATATACAAACTGAAAATGAGACGATAAAAAATCTTTTACAAAAGAATAAAATAATGAACAAAGCTTTGGTTCGCACTTTCTTAGAAAACAAAGATAATTTTAATCTCTTTGAAAAAGCGATAGCGAATCCCACTCAAGAAAATAGAGATTTAGTAGAAAAAGCATTTCAGGAGCATTATGAAAAAGTAAGATTTGATTTTTATTTCACTAATCTAATTAAGAGAGCAGCTGTTGATTTCGACAAAAAGATTCGAAAAATTAACGAAAGATTCTCTCTGACATTGGATACGCCAACCACAAAAGGTGGAGAAAGTGGGGGTTCCATTATAGATTTATTGGTAGATGATAATCCTTATAACCCTTTTGAACAAGGAAGTACGCTAAATGGGGAAATTACGAATGAGTTACTTTTCCAAGCACTTGAATATTTGACTGACTCCCAGTACAAAATACTTGAATTACTTTACGTTAAAAATCTAACCAATTTAGAAGCCGCAAAAACGGCCAATGTTTCTGCTCAATATGTCAGCCAGACTCAAAAAAGAGCCCTTCAGAAGTTAAAAACAAAAATGAACTACAGTGTAGGTGAATAA
- a CDS encoding glutaredoxin family protein: MLKNKKTTVYFAEYCIHCSNLKDWLKENNIPFTALNTEDPEISKELVDCGVQAIPFTVITDQKTGESQEIVGFNKAKFEEIFSL; the protein is encoded by the coding sequence ATGTTAAAAAATAAAAAAACGACGGTATATTTTGCTGAGTATTGTATCCATTGCTCAAACTTAAAAGATTGGCTGAAAGAAAATAATATTCCTTTCACGGCACTAAATACAGAAGACCCTGAAATCTCAAAAGAGTTAGTGGATTGTGGAGTTCAGGCTATTCCTTTCACGGTTATTACGGATCAAAAAACAGGGGAATCACAAGAAATAGTAGGGTTCAACAAAGCAAAATTCGAAGAAATTTTCTCACTGTAA
- a CDS encoding S8 family peptidase, whose translation MSEIIVRTGKILKVFKTLSLIPDNLDKIKAREFWEETNQGSGIIVAVLDSGIQKDHPSLKNNIIGGYNFTEEDSGNPDVFDDYLGHGTHVAGIIAAENNGKSAVGVAPKAQLLIVKIIDSYGSGSFESLINGIKYAADWIGPTGEKVNIINMSLGGKQTNDELHRAIKYARSKGIVLVAAAGNEGDGNEDTIEISYPGFYKEVIQVGSISKNQTPSKFSNTNVNIDFVGPGENILSTHLNSDYVELTGTSMASPFVAGAAALIIKIVNRSEPHLIPAYVYEYLVLHALPLENYSMNQVGNGFIQLK comes from the coding sequence ATGAGCGAAATTATAGTAAGAACGGGAAAAATATTAAAAGTGTTTAAAACATTAAGCTTAATCCCGGATAACCTGGATAAAATCAAAGCTAGAGAGTTCTGGGAAGAAACAAATCAAGGTTCTGGTATCATAGTGGCGGTTTTGGATAGCGGTATCCAAAAAGACCATCCTAGCTTAAAAAATAACATAATTGGTGGATATAATTTCACCGAAGAAGACAGCGGGAACCCAGATGTTTTTGATGATTATTTGGGACACGGGACACACGTCGCGGGTATTATAGCAGCTGAAAACAATGGAAAGAGTGCCGTAGGGGTTGCTCCGAAAGCTCAGCTATTAATCGTAAAAATAATTGACAGTTATGGTAGTGGTAGCTTTGAAAGTCTCATCAACGGTATAAAGTATGCGGCAGATTGGATAGGACCGACAGGGGAAAAAGTAAACATTATTAATATGTCACTTGGCGGTAAGCAGACAAATGACGAATTGCATCGTGCTATTAAATATGCCCGGTCAAAGGGGATCGTTTTGGTGGCGGCAGCTGGGAATGAAGGGGATGGAAACGAAGATACTATAGAAATTTCCTATCCTGGATTTTATAAAGAAGTTATTCAAGTAGGATCTATTTCAAAAAATCAGACACCTTCCAAATTCTCCAATACCAATGTTAATATCGATTTTGTAGGGCCAGGAGAGAACATTCTTTCTACCCATTTAAACAGTGATTACGTTGAACTAACAGGTACGTCGATGGCTTCACCATTCGTCGCTGGAGCCGCTGCACTTATTATTAAAATAGTAAATCGTTCTGAGCCACACTTAATTCCTGCGTATGTATATGAATACTTAGTGTTACATGCATTACCTTTAGAGAATTATTCAATGAATCAAGTCGGTAATGGGTTCATACAGCTAAAATAA